One Candidatus Omnitrophota bacterium DNA segment encodes these proteins:
- a CDS encoding UvrB/UvrC motif-containing protein, whose protein sequence is MLCEICKQAQATVHLTEIVNEQMTELHLCEQCANQKGAQVESHFGLADLLSELADFSKQPEAEEAPVKTCPSCGMTYEDFRKVGRLGCAQCYTTFKRSLGSLLKRIHGSPIHLGKSPARLVKPAAAKTELAELKRKLGRAIEKEEFEEAARLRDQIRRMEQQQEQQPKKNKTE, encoded by the coding sequence ATGTTGTGCGAAATTTGTAAACAAGCGCAGGCGACGGTGCATCTGACCGAGATCGTCAACGAGCAGATGACCGAGCTGCACCTGTGCGAGCAATGCGCCAACCAAAAAGGCGCTCAAGTGGAAAGTCATTTCGGGCTGGCCGATTTGCTCTCGGAGCTGGCGGATTTCAGCAAGCAGCCGGAGGCGGAAGAAGCCCCTGTTAAAACGTGCCCCAGCTGCGGCATGACCTACGAGGACTTCCGGAAAGTGGGCCGCTTAGGCTGCGCGCAATGTTACACGACGTTTAAGCGTAGCCTCGGCAGCCTGCTCAAGCGCATCCACGGCTCGCCGATCCACCTGGGCAAGTCCCCGGCGCGGCTGGTGAAGCCCGCCGCGGCCAAGACCGAACTGGCGGAGCTGAAGCGCAAGCTGGGACGGGCGATTGAGAAAGAGGAGTTTGAAGAGGCGGCGCGATTGCGGGATCAGATCCGCCGCATGGAGCAGCAGCAAGAGCAGCAACCGAAGAAGAACAAAACAGAGTAA
- the ilvE gene encoding branched-chain-amino-acid transaminase, whose protein sequence is MKVYLNGKFVEQSQAVVSVFDHGLLYGDGVFEGIRSYNGRVFKLAEHIARLFESAHTIMLRIPMGQAELSNIVKESLRINKLKDAYIRLVVTRGEGDLGLDPRKCAKPTVFAIADKIQLYPKQLYERGLELITVATQRNVPEALNPQIKSLNYLNNILAKIEAINAGYEEAIMLSHSGYVTECTGENLFIIKGNALVTPPPYIGVLRGITRQTVMELAAKQRLHVSEELLTRHDLFNADEVFLTGTAAEIVPVVKIDGRVIGLGKPGSITKKLQAAFRQLTKTEGVRY, encoded by the coding sequence ATGAAAGTGTATCTCAATGGAAAATTTGTGGAGCAGTCGCAGGCGGTGGTGTCGGTGTTCGATCATGGGCTGCTCTACGGCGACGGCGTCTTTGAGGGCATCCGCTCCTACAACGGCCGCGTCTTCAAATTGGCGGAGCACATCGCCAGGCTTTTTGAATCCGCGCATACGATCATGCTCAGGATTCCGATGGGCCAGGCGGAGCTGAGCAACATCGTGAAGGAGAGCCTGCGAATCAATAAGCTCAAGGACGCCTACATCCGGCTGGTGGTCACGCGCGGCGAAGGCGATCTGGGGCTGGATCCGCGCAAGTGCGCGAAGCCCACGGTGTTTGCCATCGCCGATAAGATTCAGCTCTATCCGAAGCAGCTCTACGAGCGCGGGCTGGAACTCATCACCGTGGCCACCCAGCGCAATGTGCCGGAAGCGCTGAACCCCCAGATCAAATCGCTGAACTATCTCAATAACATCCTGGCGAAAATCGAAGCGATCAACGCCGGCTACGAAGAAGCCATCATGCTCTCGCACTCCGGCTATGTGACTGAATGCACCGGGGAGAATCTCTTCATCATCAAGGGCAACGCCCTCGTGACACCCCCGCCCTACATCGGGGTGCTGCGCGGAATCACCCGGCAGACGGTGATGGAGCTGGCCGCCAAACAGCGGCTCCATGTCAGCGAGGAGCTGCTCACCCGCCATGACCTCTTCAACGCGGATGAGGTCTTCCTCACCGGCACCGCCGCCGAGATCGTGCCCGTCGTGAAAATCGACGGCCGCGTGATCGGTCTTGGCAAGCCTGGCTCGATCACCAAAAAACTCCAGGCCGCTTTCCGCCAGCTCACCAAAACCGAAGGCGTCAGGTATTAA